The Hyphomicrobium sp. 99 genome contains the following window.
CTTCGCTCCGAGATCGGCATCATCGCCGGTATCGCCGAAGCGACGGTCGGATCGGCGGTCGTCGACTGGAAGGGCCTCGCCCATCATTACGACCGCATCCGCGATCTGATCGCGCGCACGATCCCAGGCTTCCAGGATTACAACCAGCGAGTACGCCGCCCGCGCGGCTTCCGCCTGCCCAACGGCGCCGCCGAGCGCATCTGGCACACGCCGTCTCAGAAGGCGAACTTCGCGAGCCCGGAACTGCCTGACCGAACAGAGCACCAGCAGGCAATCGCCGAACAAGGCACGTTCGTGCTTCAAACCTTCCGCTCGCACGACCAATATAACACCACCGTTTATGGCCTCGACGATCGCTATCGCGGTGTTTACGGCGAACGCCGCGTGGTGTTCGTCAACCCGGCGGATCTCGCCGAAATCGGCGCCGAAGCCGGTGATCGCGTCGATATCATCGGCCGGTTCAACGACGGCGTAGAACGCATTGCGGAAAGCTTCCGCGTCGTTCCCTACGAGCTCCCGCGCGGCTCGGTTGCCGGTTACTATCCCGAGCTCAATGTACTCGTTCCGCTTTCGAGCGCAGGCGAGCAGAGCGATACGCCGACCTCGAAATCGGTGCTCGTATCGTTCCGTCTGTCCGATCAAGCTATGGCGGCATGAGCGAGAGCCAGCAAGACGACATCACCGAAGAAACATTCCTCGAGGCCGTCGCGGCCTTGAGTTCAGAACAGCCGGCGCTTTCACCACTCGGAGCCGCAATACTTGCGGCCCTCCATTTCGGCATCGCCAAGGATAGCCGAACATTCTCTCGCAAATTCGACATCGCACACGCGCTCGCGCTGCGTGAGGTCACGGCACTCTCTGATGACCTTGGATTTTTGAATATCATCGGGAAAAATTCCCGAACGCAACGCACCGAATTTTCACTCACGGACAAGGCGCTGGAGCTATTGTCGCGCGCGCCAAAGTGAAAACGCTGCTCCGAAGGCAATCATTTTCGCTCGTAAATTCGGACATTTCTGCCCCTCGGCTGATCAGCATATGCTCTGAGCACATGCTTCTGTCCGATGATAGTCGTTCTTCGAAGTGACACGAGGCTGTGCTATGTTGTGATTGTGGGGGAAGAAAGCTCGGAGGTGCACCGATGGACTCTTCTCACGCCTATCAGCCCGAAACGCTTGATCGCATGACGCTCGTTCTCGAGCGCGCGACAAAAGAGCTTCGCCTCGATTGCTCTCGCCCCGCCGAAAAAGAACGGTTGGCGACCTGCATCCTCTCGATTGGCAATTCCTACACCGACGTCAACCGTCTGCTCGAACGGTCCGTACGCCTCTATTTGCGCGGGCGAACGACGGCAGCTGAACCTCGCGAGCACCGGCCGTCGGTTTCTATGGTGCAATGCTCGGGATGACGCCGTTTTCGGCTTCTGTTTGCGACACGACGCCATTGCGCTCCGACAGGCTGCGGTCACTGTCGAAACTGAAGACAATCGCCAACAGAAGAACCAGTACGCCTAGCGCAAGAACCCAAGGAAACTTGATGCGCGGTGAAGATGAATGATCGGATTGTTCGTCAATTTTTTCGGGTATCGTCGCCATCGCAACCTCCATCGTCGGCTCGCTTGCCAAAACCGATGCTCGCCCCCGGAGGTTCCAAAGAGGTCACGCGGCGAAAGAATGACGGCAGCTGGCGATCGCTGCTAATGCGCCCCCCACGGCATGATCGGGACCGTCGAAATGGCGTTATAAGGTGAGCCTTCGATTAACCTGTCGCTGATCGCAATATAGACAAGCGTGTTGCGCTTCTTGTCGACGGTCCGAAAGACGTGCGTGTGTTTGAAGAACAGCGACGTGCTCGCTGAATAAACCTCGTCTTGATCGGCAAGCTTGGAAACGTCCGTGCTGATGGACCCAACCTGACGGCACGCTATCGAAAACATCGACGGATCTTCGGCCAAACCGAATGTACCCTTGAGGCCTCCCGTTCGCGCCTGACTGATGTGGCAGGCAACGCCGGGCACCTTCGGGTCATCGAAGGCGCTGATGCAAACTTTGTCGTTGGCGCCGATAATTCTGAATGTCGTGCTGATGCAGCCGATGTCGTCGGCGCGCGCATTCCCGGCCCCAAAAATGAAGAATATGGAAATAGCGGCCAAAAAATATTTCATCGCGTTCTCCCTCATGCCCGATTGCCGGAACAGCGGAGAAGGTGGCCATCGCGAGCCTCCAACGCAAGAAGAGCGAAGAACAACGACGACTTTCACGGCGCGCGGATTATTATCGGACGCATACGAAGTGCACTCGCCGATCTCCGAAGCTCCGGAGCGCGATCCCAAAATGGTGTGTGAGGCTACCGCTGCCGAAGGTATCGTGCGGGCACTTCTCCGGCGTTCACCAATGCCTCGATGCAATCTCTCGTAAGTACGCGGCGATTGCTCTCGAAACATCTGCGAAGCTCGGAGCTTCCCTGCCGGTACTTCCCGCACAAACTGGCGTAGTCAGACGAGCATGCGTTCTTCACCGTCCGTGAATAGGCGTCCGCCGCCGTGCCCGCAAAAGTGAGCGCCGCTGCGGAAATTACAATTGTCTGCACTATCTTCATCGACTTCATCGCTACTTGCCGGACCCAAAAGGTCCATCCCTTATTGTGAAATGCGCGTCTGCCAATGCCATGACATCGAGTTTGGCGCTACGAAATTCACCAAATCGGCCCGGATGTGGCCCATATACCGCCCGCAGCCTATCAACCTCTAAACAATCGTTCGCTCTTGCAACCTCCTTATCGATAACCATCTTTTAGGCACCGATGGCGGCCGGGTTGCGATTGCTGCGGCACGCTTTATTGTCCGTATGTGTCGCGTTTGAGGCCAGAGCCGGGTTTAGTCGATTGCGAAACCTTTTTGTCTTTCGAAGTCAGCGTTCCGCTAGAAGTCGCATTTTCTTGGCCGCCGTCTCGTCCCTGTTGGCGAGCGCTCCTGCATACGCCGTCAGCGATCATGTAAGGCTGGCGTGCAGGGACGATTATTATCAGCACTGCAGCCAATTTTCGATTGGCACCGAAGAACTTCACCAGTGCATGCGAAAGGTTGGCGAAGGTTTGTCCGCGCCATGCCTGGTAGCGCTCGTCCAGGCGGGAGAAATCACTCAGGCAGACGTCCAACGCCACAACGCTGCAAAGAGTAGCAAGAACGCTGTTACTGCTGCGGGCGATCCGGGCCCCAAAGCCGCCGACGATCCAAAAGACGTGAGCAGTAAAAACCTAAAAAGCAAAAAGGCCGCCAAAGCTGCAAGCCCAGTCAATACCGGCAAAACGGCCAACGCTTCGAAAACGAAAGCAGCCGGATCCAAGGCGAAGCCAGGAGGCAAAACGAAGACAAAGAACGCTGCCGGCGCCTCAGCTGACCCTGCCACCGCCAATAAAAAGGTCTCCGCCAGCAGCACCAAGAAGACGGCTAAGAAGCTCAGCTCCGCCAAACCCGGCAACGGAACGCCAGCCACCACCAAGCCGGTCGCAACCAAGAAAATAAAAAAGGTCCCAGTAGATCAGGCCCCGTGAAGACGCGATAAATGACTGACGGGGAAAGCGGCTGGGGCACTAAGCTCATTCGTAAGGAGATCGCATGTCGGACCATCATTTCCACGCTATTGTCTGGATCGACCACCACGAAGCGCGAATCTTCCATTTCACTATGTCGGATGCGAACGAGATCGTCGTCCGCCCAAAAGATCCCGTCCGTCACATCCATCATAAGGCGAGCACCATCGGCAGCGGACATACGCC
Protein-coding sequences here:
- a CDS encoding CreA family protein, with amino-acid sequence MKYFLAAISIFFIFGAGNARADDIGCISTTFRIIGANDKVCISAFDDPKVPGVACHISQARTGGLKGTFGLAEDPSMFSIACRQVGSISTDVSKLADQDEVYSASTSLFFKHTHVFRTVDKKRNTLVYIAISDRLIEGSPYNAISTVPIMPWGAH